A genomic stretch from Candidatus Nitrososphaera gargensis Ga9.2 includes:
- a CDS encoding BUD32 family EKC/KEOPS complex subunit, with the protein MNGQKVVVKRNKPTKEFHEFLLIYVYSLISMILIHPSAPPTFSEIMRNEGRDMRKQLEKIGISTPKLISISDIDLIEEYIEGGNLYVALASGQPAALAFGAGCLTGRLHKAGYAFVDNKAQNYLVRGDSVVRTDLGFIQKSSSHYARSMDIGSFLASVMDLGRYREIEKAFFDGYVSESGCKFSYLSIILRNIISLGFSSDSKMMFKNMVLDATMLIDA; encoded by the coding sequence TTGAACGGTCAGAAAGTGGTGGTAAAGCGGAACAAGCCTACAAAAGAGTTCCATGAATTCCTGCTTATTTATGTGTATTCTTTGATCTCGATGATCCTTATTCATCCCTCGGCACCACCGACGTTTAGCGAGATCATGAGAAATGAGGGCCGCGACATGCGAAAGCAATTGGAAAAAATAGGGATATCGACGCCAAAGCTGATTTCAATTTCAGATATCGACTTGATTGAAGAATACATCGAAGGCGGCAACCTCTATGTTGCCCTTGCTTCGGGCCAGCCTGCTGCGCTGGCTTTTGGAGCCGGATGCCTGACAGGCAGGCTGCATAAGGCCGGCTATGCGTTTGTTGACAACAAGGCACAGAACTACCTCGTCAGGGGCGACTCAGTAGTCAGGACCGACCTCGGGTTCATACAAAAAAGCAGCTCGCATTATGCAAGGAGCATGGACATCGGCTCGTTCCTTGCAAGCGTCATGGATCTGGGCAGGTACCGGGAAATTGAAAAGGCGTTTTTTGACGGGTATGTTTCAGAGTCAGGGTGCAAATTTTCCTATCTTTCGATAATCCTTCGCAACATCATCTCGCTAGGTTTTTCATCCGACAGCAAGATGATGTTCAAGAACATGGTTCTTGACGCTACGATGCTGATAGACGCTTAG
- a CDS encoding class I SAM-dependent methyltransferase — protein sequence MLLVHEGHASARRFFTPANAGSYDSVVRLATFGQDSVWKRKVVKAVGSRKSVLELACGTGVLSSMFLGAGRSVVGIDLTFEYLRASRRKPQMAAVAQGTAEVLPYRNESFDAVASSYLAKYVDIEKVIDECWRVLKPGGIIIFHDFTYPSGIMRSLWNAHFAVLRLAGRLVTSWRTVFDQLDSVIKNSDWVNKTSDVLYIRGFQNVDCKYYTAGTAAIVSAEKP from the coding sequence ATGCTGTTGGTCCATGAAGGCCACGCAAGCGCAAGGAGGTTCTTTACTCCGGCCAATGCAGGCAGTTATGATTCTGTCGTCCGGCTGGCGACCTTTGGCCAAGATTCTGTGTGGAAGCGTAAAGTCGTAAAGGCAGTGGGCAGCCGCAAGTCTGTGCTCGAACTTGCCTGCGGGACTGGCGTCCTGTCATCAATGTTTTTGGGCGCAGGCAGAAGCGTGGTTGGCATCGACCTTACCTTTGAGTACCTGCGCGCTTCAAGGCGCAAGCCGCAGATGGCTGCAGTTGCACAGGGCACGGCCGAAGTCTTGCCTTACAGAAATGAGTCATTTGACGCAGTTGCGTCGTCGTACCTGGCAAAATATGTCGACATCGAGAAGGTGATCGACGAATGCTGGCGGGTGCTCAAGCCAGGCGGCATTATAATATTTCATGATTTTACCTATCCAAGTGGCATTATGCGCAGCCTGTGGAATGCGCACTTTGCGGTGTTGCGGCTAGCAGGAAGGCTCGTTACATCGTGGAGGACGGTCTTTGATCAACTTGACAGCGTAATCAAAAACTCGGACTGGGTCAACAAGACATCAGACGTTCTATATATCAGAGGGTTCCAGAATGTTGATTGCAAATATTATACTGCAGGCACAGCTGCCATAGTATCTGCTGAAAAGCCATGA
- a CDS encoding bis(5'-nucleosyl)-tetraphosphatase, which yields MALEQSIGAVIKYRNSLEDGGASSEFLLLKNRRGFWGFPQGHKEKGESEIQTLIREVLEETGIKELDIHSYIGKINYSYFKGDGMKSEKEVTFYFATTPTREVRISEEHADFRWVTLADALNMLDHAKLKLILSKGHRKGLY from the coding sequence GTGGCTCTTGAACAATCTATAGGTGCAGTGATCAAGTACAGGAATTCGCTTGAAGATGGTGGTGCCTCTTCCGAATTTCTACTATTGAAGAACAGGAGAGGCTTTTGGGGCTTTCCTCAGGGTCACAAGGAAAAAGGCGAGAGCGAAATCCAGACGCTTATCCGCGAAGTGCTAGAAGAGACGGGCATCAAGGAGCTTGATATCCATTCCTACATTGGCAAGATAAATTACTCTTATTTCAAGGGCGACGGGATGAAATCAGAGAAAGAGGTCACATTCTACTTTGCAACGACGCCCACAAGGGAGGTCAGGATCTCTGAGGAGCACGCTGACTTTCGCTGGGTGACGCTTGCCGACGCTCTCAACATGCTAGACCACGCCAAGCTAAAGCTCATACTGTCAAAGGGTCATAGAAAGGGCCTATACTAG
- a CDS encoding B12-binding domain-containing radical SAM protein — MTNYRGNFLYGFIACGPYELVPEFVFDKLFCPSVETDPNTGEVKVAQCGLRRIEGALLKEYKRDEVFLAHPEMLDKCVGPDTKVVGINVMDPLGMAPVTTTMSPEKLSYVAMKFKKMCASIIQLKKKHNFKVVVGGNGSWELAKPDRMKIHGIDTVVIGEADELALDLFHDLEAGDAPELLHTFVRNIENVPMMQGPTVNSLIEAMRGCGRGCDFCDVNKRSKKDFPLERLQKEAKLNLDYGFDSIWLQSDEMLLYGCDNKDFVPNADAILHLWSGLKSTGARFVGTTHMTLSAVASSPDLIKKMSEINEMHVAGGRWLATNLGVETVAPRMVKKHLGVKTKPFQPEEWGAVVREGCKILNQNNWFPALTLIIGWPDETPDETQYTIDLIDDFKQTNMRGLVAPLLYQDFSEKNSMHFGNLNEAQFTLFWRCWEHNLRVINDIIPIIIRNKTYGPAMKVFMAALIKAGTWAIMRYLRGLSKELFNGQVPEDIVERYSRKKSVTAAASPRL; from the coding sequence ATGACAAACTACAGGGGCAATTTCCTCTACGGCTTCATTGCCTGCGGCCCATATGAACTTGTTCCAGAATTTGTTTTTGACAAGCTGTTCTGCCCGAGCGTCGAGACCGACCCGAACACCGGTGAAGTCAAGGTCGCGCAGTGCGGCCTGAGAAGAATTGAAGGTGCGCTGCTGAAGGAGTACAAGCGCGACGAGGTCTTCCTTGCACATCCAGAGATGCTGGATAAGTGTGTGGGCCCCGACACAAAAGTTGTGGGCATCAACGTGATGGACCCGCTTGGCATGGCTCCTGTGACGACTACAATGTCACCAGAAAAATTGTCGTACGTCGCCATGAAGTTCAAGAAAATGTGTGCTTCCATTATCCAGTTGAAAAAGAAACATAATTTCAAGGTGGTCGTCGGAGGCAATGGCTCGTGGGAGCTTGCCAAGCCCGACAGGATGAAGATACACGGCATTGACACGGTGGTCATTGGAGAGGCTGACGAGCTTGCGCTTGACCTGTTCCATGACCTTGAGGCCGGCGATGCACCAGAGCTACTGCACACGTTTGTCCGCAACATCGAGAACGTGCCGATGATGCAGGGGCCAACTGTCAACTCGCTCATTGAAGCAATGCGCGGCTGCGGACGCGGCTGCGACTTTTGCGATGTCAACAAGCGCTCCAAAAAGGACTTTCCGCTCGAGAGGCTGCAAAAAGAGGCCAAGCTCAACCTGGACTATGGCTTTGACTCGATATGGCTCCAGTCAGACGAAATGTTGCTCTATGGCTGTGACAACAAGGACTTTGTGCCAAACGCCGACGCCATTCTCCACCTCTGGAGCGGTCTAAAGTCAACAGGCGCGCGCTTTGTAGGCACGACCCACATGACGCTTTCTGCCGTTGCGTCTTCTCCCGACCTTATCAAAAAGATGTCAGAGATAAATGAAATGCATGTCGCCGGCGGCAGGTGGCTTGCAACCAACCTTGGAGTCGAGACGGTCGCGCCAAGAATGGTCAAGAAGCACCTCGGCGTCAAGACAAAGCCATTCCAGCCAGAGGAATGGGGCGCGGTGGTAAGAGAAGGCTGCAAGATTCTTAACCAGAACAACTGGTTCCCGGCGCTCACGCTCATAATTGGGTGGCCGGACGAGACGCCTGACGAGACCCAGTACACGATTGACCTGATTGACGACTTTAAGCAGACGAACATGAGAGGCCTTGTGGCACCGCTGCTCTACCAGGACTTCTCAGAAAAGAACTCGATGCACTTTGGCAACCTCAACGAGGCGCAGTTCACGCTATTCTGGAGGTGCTGGGAGCACAACCTGCGCGTGATAAACGACATCATACCGATAATCATCAGGAACAAGACCTATGGCCCGGCAATGAAGGTGTTCATGGCTGCGCTCATCAAGGCAGGCACGTGGGCTATCATGCGCTACCTCCGCGGCCTATCAAAGGAGCTGTTCAACGGCCAGGTTCCAGAAGACATTGTCGAAAGGTATTCGCGCAAGAAATCCGTGACGGCAGCAGCGTCGCCGCGGCTCTAA
- a CDS encoding MEDS domain-containing protein: MKRVCAHVHSLCLITDSESRYEMLYLKVKESLSKDHPVIYAAEADANSVIRKMVNAGIEAENFIEKGILKIIDAQTAKQLKAQINLESMDPWYQTICKTIKQAKAKNRLLIICRTEDFEQAKLLKFEEMVDRGIASLPIELICCYPTKWLTKLDLSSIIGILNAHTLYTERSLNT; the protein is encoded by the coding sequence ATGAAGCGTGTGTGTGCACATGTCCACTCTCTCTGCCTTATTACGGATAGTGAAAGTAGGTATGAAATGCTGTACCTAAAAGTAAAGGAGAGTCTGTCAAAGGATCATCCAGTCATTTATGCAGCAGAAGCGGATGCAAATTCTGTAATAAGAAAAATGGTCAATGCAGGTATTGAAGCTGAGAATTTTATAGAGAAGGGGATATTGAAAATTATCGATGCTCAAACTGCAAAACAATTGAAGGCGCAAATCAATTTAGAATCTATGGATCCATGGTATCAAACTATTTGCAAGACAATCAAGCAAGCAAAAGCAAAGAACAGATTACTTATCATATGTAGAACAGAAGATTTTGAGCAGGCGAAACTTTTAAAATTTGAAGAGATGGTCGATAGAGGGATTGCCAGCCTCCCAATAGAATTGATTTGCTGTTACCCAACAAAGTGGCTCACCAAACTTGATCTCAGCTCAATTATCGGGATTCTGAATGCACATACTCTTTATACGGAGAGAAGCCTCAATACCTAG
- a CDS encoding sensor histidine kinase, whose protein sequence is MSDDMNVTTTTRTTMTTSDTKRILLKYTIIPSILLSIVAIFALDLNAWKTSDVHHFYFEMFAVVLAAIFAFYCLLRAYKLDDRFYLFFGLGFLASTSFDLFHAIVAFSSAGNHQFLQHFIPQTWFAGRTFISAMMVIAIVKYSYNNSLRPPSSPNTSRTASPHHNDHNNKRQVLPLPPFEEKKESNAYANSDSAFSSHSFPSPSLRSIVFAILLLVFTSSIVFILSLFTILPFVTISNDLFHRPYEIPAIVLFSIALLFFYKKRAYRANDVFYKGLILSLIVDIFSQIIMSYSAASFDTAHNIAHILKVIAYSINVLSLASSNIQYNVKLKEREATIRQQYELLQAHEKIQREFINIAAHELRTPIQPILMNSEALMRKLPENERVSIIARNAARLQQLTSDILDVARIESQTLKLNLGRFSLKQVTLQLVNDYKEHIVDKDKVKLHCQFESDQDDGSSSDGNEIYVEGDKARITQVLSNLLTNAISFTKEGAILVTVEKKKDEKEQDAVLVSVKDTGTGIDTEILPRLFTKFASKSLSGTGLGLFISKSIVEAHGGRIWAENNSNGKGATFSFSLPAHQTHIQTPRFNTYCEMTK, encoded by the coding sequence ATGTCTGATGATATGAACGTTACAACAACAACGAGGACGACAATGACGACATCTGATACCAAAAGGATACTGCTAAAGTATACGATCATACCTTCTATTTTGCTATCAATCGTAGCAATTTTTGCCCTTGACTTGAATGCTTGGAAGACCTCAGATGTCCATCACTTTTATTTTGAAATGTTTGCTGTTGTACTGGCTGCAATATTCGCGTTTTACTGTCTTTTGAGGGCTTACAAACTTGATGACAGATTCTATCTCTTTTTTGGACTAGGCTTTCTCGCCAGTACTTCCTTTGACTTATTTCATGCCATAGTCGCGTTTAGCTCTGCAGGAAACCACCAATTTCTACAACACTTCATACCGCAAACATGGTTTGCGGGAAGGACGTTCATAAGTGCAATGATGGTTATAGCTATAGTAAAATATTCATATAATAATTCTCTACGCCCGCCATCATCACCAAATACATCTAGGACAGCAAGTCCCCATCATAATGATCATAATAATAAAAGACAGGTACTACCACTACCGCCATTTGAGGAAAAGAAAGAGTCAAATGCTTATGCCAATAGCGATAGTGCCTTCTCTTCTCATTCTTTCCCTTCACCTTCTCTTCGTTCGATTGTCTTTGCTATACTGCTACTCGTATTCACATCTTCAATAGTATTCATACTATCTTTATTCACAATTCTTCCATTCGTCACAATTAGCAATGATCTTTTTCACAGACCTTATGAAATCCCAGCTATTGTACTGTTCTCTATTGCACTGCTTTTCTTTTACAAGAAAAGAGCATACCGGGCAAATGATGTTTTCTATAAGGGCTTGATACTATCTTTGATTGTTGACATATTTAGCCAAATTATAATGTCATATTCTGCAGCATCATTTGATACTGCACACAATATAGCCCATATCCTAAAGGTCATCGCTTATTCCATAAATGTACTATCGCTTGCATCTTCGAATATCCAGTATAATGTGAAACTCAAGGAAAGAGAAGCAACAATTCGTCAACAATATGAATTGCTCCAAGCTCATGAAAAGATACAGCGTGAATTTATCAATATCGCAGCACACGAACTTAGAACGCCTATACAACCAATACTGATGAATTCAGAAGCACTCATGCGAAAATTGCCAGAGAATGAGCGTGTAAGCATTATTGCAAGAAATGCCGCCAGACTGCAGCAATTAACAAGCGATATACTAGATGTTGCAAGGATTGAAAGTCAAACACTAAAGCTCAATTTGGGGCGCTTTAGCCTCAAACAAGTAACTTTACAACTAGTAAATGATTACAAGGAACATATCGTTGACAAGGACAAAGTGAAATTACATTGCCAGTTTGAAAGTGACCAAGATGATGGTAGTAGTAGTGATGGCAATGAAATTTATGTAGAGGGAGACAAAGCGAGAATAACTCAAGTCCTCTCTAACCTTTTGACCAATGCCATCAGCTTTACCAAGGAAGGAGCCATATTGGTCACCGTAGAAAAGAAAAAGGATGAAAAAGAACAAGATGCCGTTCTTGTTAGTGTAAAAGACACGGGAACTGGAATTGATACTGAGATATTACCCCGGCTTTTTACTAAATTTGCTTCGAAGTCGCTTAGCGGAACAGGTCTTGGACTATTTATCTCCAAAAGTATAGTTGAAGCCCATGGGGGCAGGATATGGGCAGAGAATAACTCAAATGGCAAAGGAGCAACCTTTTCTTTTAGTTTGCCTGCCCACCAGACGCATATTCAAACACCAAGGTTTAATACGTACTGTGAAATGACCAAATAA
- a CDS encoding response regulator: protein MDVRRDMSHTRTTPMRILIAEDELDIARTYRLSLEERGHKVVLTYDGEECLIGYHDALERAKSEGDPIFSSHPFHAVVLDYRMPKIDGIEVAREILAVNPRQRIIFASAYVKETLEKSVKELKQVVELMQKPFGEQALIDTIEDNQIYEELRKLDVDVEAFKMVSPPHEYIQKLLEALRTLQKGRTF, encoded by the coding sequence GTGGATGTAAGAAGAGATATGTCCCATACCCGTACTACTCCTATGAGAATTTTAATTGCCGAGGATGAGCTCGATATCGCCCGCACATATAGATTATCTCTTGAGGAAAGGGGTCACAAGGTAGTACTGACGTATGATGGCGAGGAGTGTCTTATCGGGTATCATGATGCGCTTGAAAGAGCTAAATCAGAAGGAGACCCTATCTTCTCATCACATCCATTTCATGCAGTAGTTCTAGACTATAGGATGCCCAAGATTGATGGAATTGAGGTAGCAAGAGAGATTCTTGCTGTAAATCCACGCCAAAGGATAATTTTTGCATCCGCTTATGTCAAAGAGACGTTAGAAAAGTCTGTCAAGGAGTTAAAGCAAGTTGTAGAACTAATGCAGAAGCCATTTGGCGAACAAGCACTGATTGATACAATTGAAGACAACCAAATCTATGAAGAACTAAGAAAATTGGATGTAGATGTTGAAGCATTCAAGATGGTAAGTCCTCCCCACGAGTACATTCAAAAGCTGCTTGAAGCATTGCGAACACTTCAGAAGGGCAGAACTTTCTGA
- a CDS encoding reverse transcriptase-like protein, with amino-acid sequence MKQVISVRILGPSMSSDFGGFACYAYVIRDKEGHLPHEAFGLAEKANSQASIASSSIATYTALIRALQWLIHHGYQDEIIIVKSSSKSVVSQLDEAYPSSHQVTESRMPKSVIPLHEKASRLKSKFYKISFESVKSKSGKQSSSDSNEDPADVEERKEIEELLVMAYVEAEEKIMRQNRMLADQNSPFVTVAQLMKYDNNKKQVQTS; translated from the coding sequence ATGAAGCAAGTAATCTCGGTTCGTATTCTAGGTCCGTCCATGAGCAGTGATTTTGGCGGCTTTGCATGTTACGCCTATGTTATCAGAGATAAAGAAGGTCACTTGCCGCATGAAGCATTTGGACTTGCTGAAAAAGCAAATTCACAAGCATCAATAGCTAGCAGTAGTATTGCTACATACACTGCTTTGATAAGGGCTTTACAATGGCTTATCCATCATGGTTATCAAGATGAAATAATTATTGTAAAAAGCAGTTCAAAGTCTGTGGTTTCCCAGCTAGATGAAGCATATCCATCATCACATCAAGTCACGGAAAGCCGAATGCCAAAGAGCGTCATACCGTTACACGAAAAGGCATCTAGGCTAAAATCAAAATTTTACAAAATATCGTTTGAATCAGTCAAAAGCAAAAGTGGCAAACAATCCAGCAGCGACAGTAATGAGGACCCTGCTGATGTAGAAGAAAGGAAGGAGATTGAAGAGCTATTAGTTATGGCATATGTAGAAGCTGAAGAAAAAATTATGAGACAAAATAGGATGCTTGCTGACCAGAACTCACCCTTTGTCACCGTTGCACAGTTAATGAAGTATGATAATAACAAAAAGCAAGTTCAGACTTCATAA
- a CDS encoding FAD-binding oxidoreductase: protein MVVDNKAKISYIQIIKEDLGIFHITPENGPIPDFKAGQFVTLGLHVPSEGKIIRRAYSIASPPEQKKRFELYIRWVRKPVPGRLTTELFNKKEGDEILWVKPTGIFTINEKMHDGRPDNRRMVLIGGGTGLAPFVSYSLHLKAIGSKREIVVLHGASYVDELGYKDLLTSLEEESLDKGRDKWNFRYRASISRPQEWFNRTWNGQKGRVESFLRPKAGKDLSPLEELVGEKVTPENTSFYICGWQGTVDGALDYLIPKGFVTERNKRKDGSYDVKFESYG from the coding sequence ATGGTAGTTGACAACAAGGCCAAGATATCATACATCCAGATAATCAAGGAAGACCTTGGCATTTTCCACATTACGCCTGAGAACGGCCCGATCCCTGACTTTAAGGCGGGCCAGTTCGTCACCCTCGGCCTGCACGTCCCAAGTGAGGGCAAGATCATCCGCAGGGCTTATTCCATTGCGTCGCCCCCGGAGCAAAAGAAGCGCTTTGAACTTTACATCCGCTGGGTCCGCAAGCCGGTGCCCGGCAGGCTCACGACAGAGCTATTCAACAAGAAGGAAGGCGACGAGATCCTGTGGGTCAAGCCGACAGGCATTTTCACCATAAACGAAAAGATGCACGACGGCAGGCCAGACAACAGGAGGATGGTGCTTATCGGCGGAGGAACTGGACTTGCGCCTTTTGTGTCATACTCTTTGCACCTGAAGGCCATAGGGAGCAAGCGCGAAATAGTGGTGCTGCACGGCGCCAGCTATGTAGACGAGCTTGGCTACAAGGACCTGCTGACCTCGCTTGAAGAGGAGAGCCTTGACAAGGGAAGAGACAAGTGGAACTTCCGCTACCGCGCAAGCATCAGCAGACCGCAGGAATGGTTCAACAGGACCTGGAACGGCCAGAAGGGTAGGGTCGAGTCGTTCCTAAGGCCAAAGGCCGGCAAGGACTTGTCTCCGCTTGAAGAGCTGGTGGGCGAGAAGGTGACGCCGGAGAACACATCGTTCTACATCTGCGGCTGGCAGGGAACGGTGGATGGTGCGCTGGACTACCTGATCCCGAAGGGCTTTGTCACCGAGCGCAACAAGCGCAAGGATGGAAGCTACGACGTCAAATTCGAATCATACGGCTAG